One window from the genome of Podospora pseudocomata strain CBS 415.72m chromosome 6, whole genome shotgun sequence encodes:
- a CDS encoding hypothetical protein (COG:I; EggNog:ENOG503NUZ8), with protein sequence MAELDTLDIIVLAAILLGTVAYFTKGKLWGVAKDPYASSLAAASGAKAGKTRNILEKMEESGKNCIIFYGSQTGTAEDYASRLAKEGKSRYGLETMVADLEDYDYDNLDAIPEDKVVMFVLATYGEGEPTDNAVDFYEFINGDSPQFTLDNEPALGNLNYVAFGLGNNTYEHYNIMVRNVDKALQKLGAHRIGQAGEGDDGAGTMEEDFLAWKDPMWKALAEKMGLEEREAVYEPVFGIVERDTLTAESPEVYLGEPNKTHLDGTPKGPFNAHNPYIAPIAESYELFNVKDRNCLHMEVDISASNLSYQTGDHLAVWPTNPGEEVDRFLNVLGLTEKRKDVISVKALEPTAKVPFPTPTTFDAIVRYHMEICAPVSRQFLATLAPFAPDEASKAEMTKLGGDKDYFHDKINVHHLNIGRVLEIVGKGQKWSNVPFSAFIEGITKLQPRYYSISSSSLEQPKKISITCVVEEQKLPGREDPFRGVSTNYLLALKQKQNGDPNPSPYGLTYEITGPRNKYDGIHVPVHVRHSNFKLPSDPLKPVIMVGPGTGVAPFRGFVRERRKMVENGQTVGKTILFFGCRKSTEDFLYSKEWEEAKQVMGDSFEIVTAFSRESNKKVYVQHRLKERSKEINELLEKKAYFYVCGDAANMAREVHNVLGQIISEERGVPEAKAEDIVKNMRASNQYQEDVWS encoded by the exons ATGGCTGAACTCGATACGCTGGACATTATTGTCCTAGCCGCCATCCTCTTGGGGACGGTGGCATACTTCACCAAGGGCAAGCTTTGGGGCGTCGCCAAGGACCCCTATGCCAGCTCTCTCGCGGCCGCCAGTGGCGCCAAGGCTGGAAAGACAAGAAACATTctcgagaagatggaggagtcTGGCAAGAACTGCATTATTTTCTATGGATCGCAAACTGGCACCGCTGAGGACTACGCCTCGAGACTCGCAAAGGAGGGCAAGAGCCGTTATGGCCTCGAGACCATGGTTGCCGACTTGGAGGACTACGACTATGACAATCTCGATGCCATCCCTGAGGACAAGGTCGTCATGTTTGTGCTTGCCACCTACGGTGAGGGCGAGCCCACCGACAACGCTGTTGACTTTTACGAGTTCATCAACGGGGACTCCCCGCAATTCACTTTGGACAACGAACCCGCTCTTGGCAACCTGAACTACGTCGCTTTCGGTCTTGGCAACAACACTTATGAGCACTACAACATCATGGTTCGCAACGTGGACAAGGCCCTTCAGAAGCTGGGTGCCCACCGCATTGGTCAGGCTGGCGAGGGTGACGATGGCGCTGGCACCATGGAAGAGGATTTCTTGGCTTGGAAGGACCCCATGTGGAAGGCTCTCGCTGAGAAGATGGGTCTTGAGGAGCGCGAGGCTGTCTATGAGCCCGTATTTGGTATCGTTGAACGTGACACTCTTACTGCCGAGTCCCCTGAGGTCTACCTTGGTGAGCCCAACAAGACCCACCTCGATGGTACCCCCAAGGGCCCCTTCAACGCGCACAACCCCTACATCGCCCCTATCGCCGAATCCTACGAGTTGTTCAACGTCAAGGACCGCAACTGCCTTCACATGGAAGTCGACATCAGCGCCTCTAATCTCAGCTACCAGACTGGTGACCATCTCGCTGTTTGGCCCACCAACcctggcgaggaggtcgaccGGTTCCTCAATGTCTTGGGTCTCACTGAAAAGCGCAAGGATGTTATCTCTGTCAAGGCCCTGGAACCCACCGCCAAGGTCCCCTTCCCgacccccaccaccttcgATGCCATTGTTCGCTACCACATGGAAATCTGCGCTCCTGTCTCTCGTCAATTTCTCGCTACTCTTGCCCCCTTCGCTCCCGACGAGGCTTCCAAGGCTGAGATGACCAAGCTCGGTGGTGACAAGGACTACTTCCACGACAAGATCAACGTTCATCATCTCAACATCGGCCGCGTTCTGGAAATTGTTGGCAAGGGTCAGAAGTGGTCCAACGTCCCCTTCTCCGCTTTCATTGAGGGCATCACCAAGCTGCAACCCCGTTACTACTCCatctcgtcctcttcccttGAGCAACCCAAGAAGATATCCATCACCTGCGTCGTCGAGGAGCAGAAGCTCCCCGGTCGTGAAGATCCTTTCCGCGGTGTCTCTACCAACTACCTCTTGGCTctcaagcagaagcagaacGGCGACCCCAATCCCAGCCCCTATGGTTTGACTTACGAGATCACTGGTCCCCGCAACAAGTACGATGGTATCCACGTCCCCGTCCACGTCCGCCATTCCAACTTCAAGCTGCCCTCGGATCCCCTCAAGCCTGTCATTATGGTTGGCCCTGGTACCGGTGTTGCTCCTTTCAGAGGTTTCGTCCGTGAGCGCAGAAAGATGGTTGAGAACGGTCAGACCGTTGGTAAGACCATCTTGTTCTTTGGCTGCCGCAAGTCCACCGAGGACTTCTTGTACTccaaggagtgggaggaggccaagcaGGTCATGGGAGACAGCTTCGAGATTGTTACTGCCTTCTCTCGCGAGAGCAACAAGAAGGTCTATGTCCAGCACCGGCTGAAGGAAAGGTCCAAGGAGATCAACGAGCTccttgagaagaaggcttaCTTCTATGTTTGCGGTGACGCCGCCAACATGGCCCGTGAGGTACATAATGTGCTGGGCCAGATCATTTCTGAGGAGAGGGGTGTCCCAGAGGCCAAGGCTGAGGACATCGTGAAGAACATGAGGGCTTCCAACCAGTACCAG GAGGACGTCTGGTCATGA